From a single bacterium genomic region:
- a CDS encoding peptidylprolyl isomerase, which yields MMKWIAAGLLMLAALAAGEETIDRVVAVVDDEIILESEILQYMQYSMGASGSLDSLSAEQLNVLSGQVLDDLIAQKLLLTRARYDSISVSQKEVDRELDNRMANLIEQVGGQDKLESYYGMPLPKIKRQFRPLVEETLLIERIRRQHLASVRVSRSEVIEFWESIKDSVPPLRDAIRLAHILLQDRVSEASVEAAIARADSAKQIIESGQMTFEEYASRFSDDAGSAARGGKLGTTNRGDLVPEYEAAAYELEPGELSAPTVSQFGVHLIRLNERTGEKINSDHILFKVTPAAADEAQTMADAESLVVRLRGGDDFAELALNLSTDTKTSANGGDLGWFSPAELPDEFKAPIEGKQKGEYSDPFRTIFGVHIVKVTDRVFSRAITLNEDYSRIEQMALAKKQDEEFKKWIDKLAKETYVERKS from the coding sequence ATGATGAAATGGATCGCAGCGGGACTGCTCATGTTGGCGGCGCTCGCAGCCGGAGAAGAGACCATAGACCGGGTTGTGGCGGTGGTGGATGACGAGATAATCCTCGAGTCCGAGATATTGCAGTACATGCAATACTCAATGGGCGCAAGCGGGTCACTCGATTCGCTATCCGCGGAACAGTTGAATGTGCTCAGCGGGCAGGTGCTCGACGATTTGATTGCCCAGAAACTATTGCTGACGCGCGCGCGGTATGATTCCATTTCCGTTTCACAAAAGGAAGTTGACCGCGAGTTGGATAACCGGATGGCCAATCTGATAGAACAGGTCGGAGGTCAGGACAAACTCGAATCCTATTACGGCATGCCGCTGCCCAAAATCAAGCGGCAGTTCCGTCCGCTGGTTGAAGAGACGCTGTTGATAGAGCGCATTCGCCGCCAGCATCTTGCTTCGGTGAGAGTCTCGCGCAGCGAGGTTATCGAGTTTTGGGAATCAATCAAAGACAGCGTGCCGCCGCTTCGGGATGCGATACGTCTTGCGCACATATTGCTGCAGGACCGCGTTTCGGAAGCGTCGGTCGAGGCGGCGATTGCGCGCGCGGACTCGGCCAAGCAAATTATTGAATCCGGCCAGATGACTTTTGAGGAATATGCGTCACGCTTTTCCGATGACGCGGGCTCCGCGGCGCGCGGCGGCAAACTTGGCACGACCAATCGCGGTGACTTGGTTCCTGAATATGAAGCGGCAGCTTACGAGTTGGAGCCGGGCGAGTTAAGCGCACCGACGGTGTCACAATTCGGCGTGCATCTGATTCGACTGAACGAGCGAACGGGAGAAAAAATTAACAGCGACCACATCTTGTTCAAGGTCACGCCAGCAGCCGCGGACGAAGCGCAGACGATGGCGGACGCGGAATCGCTGGTGGTGAGATTACGCGGAGGTGATGACTTCGCCGAGCTTGCGCTTAATCTTTCGACGGACACAAAGACGTCCGCCAATGGCGGCGACCTGGGCTGGTTCAGTCCGGCGGAGTTGCCCGACGAATTCAAAGCTCCGATAGAAGGCAAGCAAAAGGGTGAGTATTCCGATCCGTTCCGCACGATTTTCGGCGTGCACATTGTGAAAGTGACAGACCGCGTATTCTCGCGTGCCATCACATTGAATGAAGATTACAGCCGCATTGAGCAGATGGCGCTGGCGAAGAAGCAGGACGAAGAATTCAAGAAGTGGATTGACAAGCTCGCCAAGGAAACTTACGTCGAGCGCAAAAGCTGA